Proteins encoded within one genomic window of Mycolicibacterium aubagnense:
- a CDS encoding isochorismatase family protein, whose product MADHSDYAEPPQPALPSSGFVLDHARAALVVTDPQIDFLSPDGVAWSVFGASVEENNTGAHIGELFEVAKRAGLTVAVSPHYFYPTDGQWRFGDPLEQFMGGVGMFARAGAYTMDGFADSGADFLPAYRHHIHDGRTVITSPHKIVGPESNDLVLQLRKRGVTQVILAGMAANLCVEGHLRELVEQGFEVAVVKDATAGPRLPEGDGYLAALVNFRYLASAVWTTAQAVAIVGGGVDGGQ is encoded by the coding sequence ATGGCAGACCACTCCGACTATGCCGAGCCGCCGCAACCCGCCTTACCGAGTTCCGGCTTCGTGCTCGACCATGCGCGTGCGGCGCTCGTCGTCACCGATCCCCAGATCGATTTCCTTAGTCCCGACGGAGTGGCGTGGTCGGTGTTCGGTGCGAGCGTGGAAGAGAACAACACCGGTGCGCACATCGGCGAACTGTTCGAAGTGGCCAAGCGTGCCGGACTCACGGTCGCCGTCTCGCCGCACTACTTCTACCCAACTGATGGGCAGTGGCGGTTCGGCGACCCGCTCGAGCAGTTCATGGGCGGTGTCGGCATGTTTGCGCGTGCCGGCGCCTACACAATGGATGGTTTCGCCGACTCCGGCGCGGACTTCCTGCCCGCGTACCGGCACCACATCCATGACGGCCGCACCGTCATCACCTCACCCCACAAGATCGTGGGTCCCGAGTCGAATGACCTTGTGCTGCAGTTGCGCAAGCGCGGCGTGACGCAGGTGATCCTGGCCGGCATGGCCGCCAACCTGTGCGTCGAAGGGCACCTGCGCGAACTCGTCGAACAGGGCTTCGAGGTGGCCGTGGTCAAAGACGCCACGGCGGGTCCACGCCTGCCCGAGGGTGACGGTTACCTGGCTGCGCTGGTGAACTTTCGGTACCTGGCCAGCGCGGTATGGACCACCGCGCAGGCGGTCGCCATCGTCGGCGGGGGTGTGGATGGCGGCCAGTGA
- a CDS encoding DNA-3-methyladenine glycosylase I — MAGVGMPAALPTVVTAADGVARCRWATETGRDLRTYHDREWGVPTRDDTALFELLALTYFENGLSWAAVFDKRNSLRNAFRGFAPASVAAMTTDDVERLMADTSIIRNRRKIEATVHNARLLSKYSLSQLCWQHEPRQRHRLRSWDDGRMASPESIQLSVALREAGFHLVGPVVAHSFMQTAGIENGHFEGCFRA, encoded by the coding sequence ATGGCAGGCGTCGGGATGCCGGCGGCGCTCCCCACGGTGGTCACCGCTGCGGATGGCGTCGCCAGGTGTCGGTGGGCGACTGAAACGGGCCGGGATTTGCGGACCTATCACGACCGGGAATGGGGTGTGCCGACCCGCGATGACACTGCCTTGTTCGAGTTACTTGCATTGACGTACTTCGAGAACGGGCTGTCGTGGGCGGCCGTGTTCGACAAGCGGAACAGCCTACGTAACGCGTTCCGCGGATTCGCACCAGCGTCCGTCGCCGCGATGACCACCGATGATGTCGAGCGATTGATGGCTGACACCAGCATCATTCGCAACAGGCGAAAGATCGAGGCCACCGTGCACAATGCCCGGCTGCTGTCGAAATACTCGCTCTCGCAATTATGCTGGCAGCATGAACCACGGCAGCGTCATCGGCTCAGGAGCTGGGATGACGGCCGGATGGCCAGCCCTGAGTCCATTCAGCTGTCAGTGGCGTTGCGGGAAGCCGGGTTTCACCTGGTAGGTCCGGTCGTCGCGCACTCGTTCATGCAGACCGCGGGAATCGAGAACGGCCATTTCGAAGGTTGCTTCCGGGCCTAG
- a CDS encoding FMN-dependent NADH-azoreductase — translation MTKLLYLQASPRKSDSKSRQIATAYLDALTAVNPHLEIDNLDLWETELPAFDGDKAAAKMNVIKGAEQDGAGQSAWDEIVAIADRFKSADRYLIASPMWNSGIPYRLKHFIDLVHQPGILWSLDPQAGYRGLLTGKHATLTLTSGVYAHGVAEPAFGVDHHAAYLRMWLNQAGIQEVDELRFQPTMLTGNPTGDLAKALEDAEKLAAAHGYV, via the coding sequence ATGACGAAATTGCTGTACCTCCAAGCGTCTCCGCGCAAGAGTGATTCGAAGTCGAGGCAGATCGCCACGGCGTATCTCGATGCACTGACGGCAGTCAACCCGCACCTCGAGATCGATAACCTCGATCTGTGGGAGACGGAACTCCCTGCATTCGACGGCGACAAAGCGGCTGCGAAGATGAACGTCATCAAAGGAGCCGAGCAGGATGGCGCCGGACAGTCGGCCTGGGACGAGATCGTGGCAATCGCCGACCGCTTCAAGTCTGCCGACCGGTATCTCATTGCTTCGCCGATGTGGAACTCCGGAATTCCGTACCGGCTCAAGCATTTCATCGATCTGGTTCATCAGCCGGGGATTCTGTGGAGTCTGGACCCGCAGGCCGGCTACCGGGGACTGCTCACGGGCAAGCATGCCACCCTGACCCTCACCTCCGGCGTGTACGCACACGGTGTAGCCGAACCGGCATTCGGAGTGGACCATCACGCCGCGTACCTGCGCATGTGGCTCAATCAAGCTGGGATTCAGGAGGTCGACGAATTGCGATTTCAGCCCACGATGCTGACCGGCAATCCGACCGGCGATCTGGCAAAGGCGCTTGAAGATGCGGAAAAGCTTGCGGCAGCGCATGGCTACGTCTGA
- a CDS encoding potassium channel family protein: MRVAIAGAGAVGRSVAQELVANGHKVLLIERDIHKYEPHTVPEADWLWADACEVASLEECSIEMCDVVIAATGDDKANLAMALLAKTEFHVPRVVARVNNVANEWLFTDDWGVDVAVSTPHAMAVGVEGAIDVGHLVRLMGLRQGHANLTKFTLPPNSPLIGRTFGDMTLPQNTLLVTVQRGTRIIVPKSADRFEDGDELLFVADESVDGDIRDLIHGD, translated from the coding sequence ATGCGCGTCGCTATCGCCGGCGCCGGCGCGGTGGGCCGGTCGGTGGCGCAGGAACTCGTCGCCAACGGCCACAAGGTCCTGCTGATCGAGCGTGACATCCACAAGTACGAACCGCACACGGTCCCAGAGGCAGACTGGCTGTGGGCCGACGCCTGCGAGGTGGCCTCGCTCGAGGAGTGCAGCATCGAGATGTGCGACGTCGTGATCGCCGCAACCGGCGATGACAAGGCGAATCTCGCGATGGCGCTGTTGGCCAAAACAGAATTCCACGTGCCGCGGGTGGTCGCGCGCGTGAACAACGTCGCCAACGAGTGGTTGTTCACCGACGACTGGGGTGTCGACGTCGCAGTGTCCACGCCGCACGCGATGGCCGTCGGCGTCGAGGGCGCCATCGACGTCGGCCACCTGGTCCGACTGATGGGGCTGCGCCAGGGTCACGCCAATCTGACAAAGTTCACGCTGCCGCCCAACAGTCCGTTGATCGGGCGCACATTCGGGGACATGACGTTGCCGCAGAACACCCTCTTGGTGACGGTGCAGCGCGGCACCAGGATCATCGTGCCGAAATCAGCAGACCGCTTCGAGGACGGCGATGAGCTGCTCTTCGTCGCAGACGAATCCGTCGACGGAGACATCCGCGACCTCATCCACGGCGACTAG
- a CDS encoding TetR/AcrR family transcriptional regulator, whose product MPRPANPEVRRRLLAAGLDLVHAHGFAASGVKDITDAAGVPKGSFYAYFPSKEAFAAAILEHYWSDIEERLLPLLDADGLAHQRIARFFHALADEHESADFLLGCLVGNMSLELGGSSEPVRAELTRILDRWDGALAGCVRSGQGSGGDIAADRGASELASVLIEAWEGAALRGKVTRSRAPYDRFETVTLPALLR is encoded by the coding sequence GTGCCGCGCCCAGCCAATCCCGAAGTCCGCCGGCGACTGCTGGCCGCAGGGCTCGATCTCGTGCATGCGCACGGATTCGCCGCCAGTGGCGTGAAGGACATCACCGACGCGGCGGGTGTGCCGAAGGGTTCGTTCTACGCGTATTTCCCCAGTAAGGAGGCATTCGCGGCGGCGATCCTCGAGCACTACTGGTCCGATATCGAGGAGCGGCTCCTGCCGCTGCTGGACGCTGACGGTCTGGCACACCAGCGGATCGCCCGGTTCTTCCATGCGCTCGCCGACGAGCATGAATCCGCGGACTTCCTGCTGGGCTGTCTGGTCGGCAACATGTCGCTCGAACTCGGCGGGTCCAGCGAACCGGTGCGCGCCGAACTGACGCGCATCCTCGATCGCTGGGACGGGGCGCTTGCCGGCTGCGTGCGATCGGGGCAGGGCAGTGGTGGTGACATTGCCGCGGACCGCGGAGCGTCCGAGTTGGCATCGGTGCTGATCGAGGCGTGGGAGGGTGCGGCATTGAGGGGCAAGGTCACCCGTAGCCGCGCGCCGTACGACCGATTCGAAACGGTCACGTTGCCGGCGCTGCTGCGCTGA
- a CDS encoding aldo/keto reductase — MTLNDDVRQRRFPLNNGSGAIPALGFGTSLSDNTKTEAAVIAAVEAGFRHLDAAERYRNEAQVGAALKELFANGTVRREDLFVTTKLWNNNHRPERVKPALQASLNRLGLDTLDLYLVHTPFAFQPGDDQDPRDVHGNVIYDNGVTLAETWAAMEHLVDEGLVGAIGLSDISAERTRDVLEFARIKPAVVEVEAHPYHPQWELYELAKSHGAILLAFASLGHALEPRLLDDPLIVSMARQFDRTPAQVLLAWGIQRGSAVLTASVTPSRIAENFAVAALPDDAIDEINERLDTRIRFNSVVDGGEPGFTEVPSDR, encoded by the coding sequence ATGACACTCAACGACGATGTGAGACAGCGACGTTTCCCGTTGAACAACGGCAGCGGCGCAATCCCGGCCCTCGGGTTCGGGACTTCACTGTCCGACAACACGAAGACCGAGGCCGCGGTGATCGCAGCGGTCGAAGCTGGATTCCGCCACCTCGATGCCGCCGAGCGTTACCGCAATGAAGCGCAGGTCGGTGCGGCGCTGAAGGAACTGTTCGCGAACGGGACAGTCCGCCGCGAAGACCTGTTCGTGACCACCAAGTTGTGGAACAACAACCACCGCCCGGAACGGGTCAAGCCCGCGCTGCAGGCGAGCCTGAACCGGTTGGGATTGGACACGCTCGACCTGTACCTGGTGCACACGCCGTTCGCGTTCCAGCCTGGCGATGATCAGGATCCCCGGGATGTGCATGGGAACGTGATCTACGACAACGGCGTCACCCTGGCTGAAACCTGGGCTGCCATGGAGCATCTCGTCGACGAAGGGCTTGTCGGCGCGATCGGACTTTCTGACATCAGTGCCGAAAGAACCAGGGACGTGCTGGAGTTCGCGCGGATCAAGCCGGCAGTTGTCGAGGTGGAGGCACACCCGTACCACCCGCAGTGGGAACTGTACGAGCTGGCCAAGAGCCATGGCGCCATCTTGTTGGCGTTCGCGTCGCTTGGTCATGCACTCGAACCACGACTGCTCGACGATCCGCTCATCGTCTCGATGGCGCGGCAGTTCGATAGGACGCCCGCACAGGTCTTGCTGGCTTGGGGAATCCAGCGTGGCAGCGCAGTTCTGACGGCATCGGTCACACCCTCTCGGATCGCCGAAAACTTCGCTGTCGCAGCACTTCCCGATGACGCGATCGACGAGATCAACGAGCGCCTGGACACCCGTATTCGATTCAACTCCGTTGTCGACGGGGGGGAACCTGGGTTCACCGAAGTGCCTTCGGATCGCTGA
- a CDS encoding TetR family transcriptional regulator, with product MARIAEPRPAAEPSSAVQQQRRDAILKATAALAAQKPADQVQMNEVARAAGVALGTLYRYFPSKTHLFVGLMADRVDRMQDGIHRRKAPAGTAADRVFDVLSRATRPMLRQPHLTAAMLNSLNTADATAVAEVGHIDRQVRSMLLTICGVDDPGPQDISLMRLVQHTWHGILQSSLNGRISADETEDEIQLACRLILAPLARTE from the coding sequence TTGGCAAGAATCGCCGAACCCCGCCCGGCCGCTGAGCCCAGCTCCGCCGTGCAGCAGCAGCGTCGCGACGCGATCCTCAAGGCCACCGCGGCCCTGGCCGCACAGAAACCCGCCGACCAGGTACAGATGAACGAGGTCGCCCGCGCCGCCGGCGTCGCGCTCGGCACCTTGTACCGCTACTTCCCGTCGAAGACCCACCTGTTCGTCGGCCTCATGGCCGACCGCGTGGACCGGATGCAGGACGGAATCCACCGCCGGAAGGCGCCCGCCGGTACCGCGGCCGATCGCGTGTTCGATGTCCTGTCGCGCGCCACGCGTCCGATGCTGCGGCAGCCCCACCTGACGGCCGCCATGCTCAACTCACTGAACACCGCCGACGCGACGGCCGTGGCCGAGGTAGGCCATATCGACCGCCAGGTGCGCAGCATGCTGCTGACCATCTGCGGGGTGGATGATCCCGGGCCACAGGATATTTCGCTGATGCGCCTGGTCCAGCACACCTGGCACGGAATCCTGCAGTCCAGCCTCAACGGGCGAATCTCCGCCGACGAGACCGAGGACGAGATTCAGCTGGCGTGCCGACTGATCCTGGCTCCGCTTGCCCGCACCGAATAG
- a CDS encoding nuclear transport factor 2 family protein, producing the protein MPRFTRDELMAALEHYTKVVEVCSSTGDWAPFADLFTEDVHYIEHAYGEMHGRDAVREWIVGVMKPFPHMRFPHTWVAIDEENGAIVTEIINALDHPTEPGKVFGFPNITRLVYAGDNLFSSEEDVYNPVRDAPRAVGEWLQAGGVMQAEPMAAKHG; encoded by the coding sequence ATGCCACGATTCACCCGGGACGAGCTGATGGCCGCGCTCGAGCACTACACCAAGGTCGTCGAGGTCTGTTCGAGCACCGGTGACTGGGCCCCGTTCGCCGATCTGTTCACCGAGGACGTGCACTATATCGAGCACGCCTACGGCGAGATGCACGGCCGCGACGCCGTCCGCGAATGGATCGTGGGCGTCATGAAGCCGTTCCCGCACATGCGATTCCCGCACACCTGGGTCGCGATCGACGAGGAGAACGGCGCGATCGTCACCGAGATCATCAACGCCCTTGACCATCCCACCGAGCCGGGCAAGGTGTTCGGTTTCCCCAACATCACCCGCCTCGTCTATGCCGGGGACAACCTGTTCTCCTCCGAGGAGGACGTCTACAACCCCGTCCGCGATGCCCCGAGGGCGGTGGGCGAGTGGCTCCAGGCCGGCGGAGTCATGCAGGCCGAGCCGATGGCCGCCAAGCATGGCTGA